In the genome of Penaeus vannamei isolate JL-2024 chromosome 26, ASM4276789v1, whole genome shotgun sequence, one region contains:
- the phr6-4 gene encoding cryptochrome-2 (The sequence of the model RefSeq protein was modified relative to this genomic sequence to represent the inferred CDS: added 37 bases not found in genome assembly) produces the protein MTTIHWFRKGLRLHDNPALVAAIDENKELRPVFVLDPWFVRESRTGVNRWRFLAQTLVDLDTSLKQLGSRLFVVRGKPEEVFPKLFKEWNVEKMTWEVDTEPYARTRDEKIEKLSKEHGVKVVCKVGHTLYDTEKVIRTNLGKTPLTFQGLEGVLKKIGLPPKVVDRPTSLPEGCKISSEVASDPKYDPPTLKDLGVVESDLEPCLYPGGETEALKRLEKYMERKSWVRSFEKPKTIPNSLQPSTTVLSPYLKFGCLSCRTMYYRLLEVYGSKPSQIAQESLLGQLTFREMFYTVGATTANFDQMEGNAICRQIPWKRDEKMLEAWEFGKTGFPFIDAIMIQLRKEGWIHHLARHAVACFLTRGDLWQPWEDGMKVFEELLLDADWSLNAGNWMWLSASAFFHRYFRVYSPIEFGRKTDPHGDYIRKYIPKLKKFPDNYIYEPWKAPLSVQKAAGCIIGQDYPRPIVDHQKAREENLKRMGQAYQADENANVSPLDIQSVEVIVRE, from the exons TCCATGACAACCCAGCTTTAGTGGCTGCTATTGATGAG aATAAAGAACTGCGGCCAGTGTTTGTGCTTGACCCCTGGTTTGTAAGAGAAAGTCGCACAGGTGTCAACCGGTGGCGTTTCTTGGCACAAACACTAGTTGACCTGGACACAAGCCTCAAGCAGCTTGGTTCTAG GCTCTTTGTTGTCCGAGGGAAGCCAGAAGAAGTCTTTCCCAAATTATTTAAAGAATGGAATGTAGAAAAGATGACGTGGGAAGTGGACACAGAACCCTATGCTCGCACTCGAGATGAAAAAATTGAGAAATTGTCAAAGGAACATGGTGTCAAAGTCGTATGCAAAGTTGGACACACATTGTACGACACTGAAAA AGTCATCAGAACCAACCTAGGGAAAACGCCATTGACTTTTCAAGGACTGGAGGGAGTGCTGAAGAAAATAGGACTACCACCAAAAGTTGTTGATAGGCCCACCAGTCTCCCTGAGGGGTGTAAGATCAGTTCAGAAGTAGCATCTGATCCTAAGTATGACCCCCCTACTCTGAAag ATCTTGGTGTGGTGGAGAGTGACCTGGAGCCTTGTCTTTACCCCGGCGGCGAGACTGAGGCTCTTAAAAGGCTTGAAAAATACATGGAGCGGAAG TCCTGGGTTCGTAGCTTTGAAAAGCCCAAAACCATTCCAAATTCACTGCAGCCAAGTACAACTGTCCTCAGTCCATATCTAAAGTTTGGTTGCCTCTCATGCAGAACTATGTACTACAGGTTGCTTGAG GTATATGGGAGCAAGCCTTCACAGATAGCACAAGAGTCACTCTTAGGACAGCTCACCTTTAGAGAAATGTTCTACACAGTTGGAGCAACAACTGCAAATTTCGACCAGATGGAAGGTAATGCAATTTGCAGACAAATCCCctggaagagagatgagaagatgcTGGAGGCTTGGGAATTC ggtAAGACTGGATTCCCTTTCATAGATGCAATCATGATACAGTTACGCAAAGAAGGTTGGATCCACCACTTGGCCAGACATGCTGTGGCTTGCTTCCTAACCCGAGGTGACTTGTGGCAGCCCTGGGAGGATGGAATGAAG GTATTTGAAGAGTTGCTGCTTGATGCAGACTGGTCACTGAATGCTGGGAACTGGATGTGGCTTTCAGCATCTGCCTTCTTTCACCGCTACTTCCGTGTCTACAGCCCTATTGAGTTTGGCAGGAAAACCGATCCTCATGGTGATTATATCAG AAAATACATACCAAAGTTGAAAAAGTTCCCTGACAACTATATCTACGAGCCTTGGAAAGCACCTCTCAGTGTTCAAAAGGCTGCAGGTTGTATCATAGGCCAAGATTATCCAAGGCCCATCGTTGACCATCAGAAGGCCCGGGAGGAGAATCTGAAGCGTATGGGACAAGCCTACCAAGCAG ATGAAAATGCAAATGTAAGTCCTCTAGATATCCAGTCTGTGGAAGTGATAGTAAGGGAGTGA